One genomic segment of Ipomoea triloba cultivar NCNSP0323 chromosome 9, ASM357664v1 includes these proteins:
- the LOC116028794 gene encoding beta-glucosidase 12-like, with protein MKVSLLLVVLICFPLANANGGSSSSSVNRNSFPAGFLLGASSAAYQYEGATSGDGRGPSIWDNYIHSYPEKISDGSNADIADNFYKSYKEDVKLMKFVGLDAFRLSISWSRILPRGKLSGGVNREGIAFYNNLIDELLANGIQPFVTIYHWDLPQALEDEYSGFLSPLVVDDFVDFAEICFKEFGDRVKHWITMNEPYVFTSAGYDAGVFAPGRCSPWVSGAGCPSGNSATEPYIVAHHLLLCHAATVKLYKQKYQESQKGEIGITIVSQWMVPYSSSELDIKAAKRALDFVYGWFLNPLVYGEYPSTMRSLVGKRLPEFTADQAAMLKGSFDFLGVNYYTAKYVAHATSVNNVNVSSSTDAQVIFSTEKDGKPIGEPTASSDMFVYPEGLRNLLVYTMQNYNNPTIYVTENGMSDSSSLSKLEGIADYKRVKFYRNHLLYLKEAIQVGVNVKGFFAWSFLDNFEWTDGYNVRFGMCYVDYEDGLKRYPKYSALWFRKHFNKDSTASMAASL; from the exons ATGAAGGTCTCTCTTCTTCTTGTTGTTTTGATCTGCTTTCCACTTGCAAACGCCAACGGCGGCTCCTCTTCTAGTTCCGTTAACCGGAATAGTTTTCCGGCAGGTTTCTTGCTCGGAGCGTCTTCCGCTGCCTACCAA TACGAAGGAGCAACATCTGGAGATGGCAGAGGGCCAAGTATTTGGGATAATTACATCCACAGCTATCCAg AAAAAATATCAGATGGAAGCAACGCAGATATAGCCGACAACTTTTATAAATCGTACAAG GAAGATGTGAAACTGATGAAGTTCGTAGGACTTGACGCTTTCAGATTATCAATTTCATGGTCGAGAATTTTGCCAC GTGGGAAGTTAAGTGGGGGAGTGAACAGAGAAGGGATTGCGTTTTACAACAATCTCATCGATGAGCTTCTGGCAAATGGCATACAGCCTTTTGTGACGATCTACCACTGGGATCTTCCTCAGGCACTGGAGGATGAGTACAGCGGATTCCTTAGCCCTCTTGTTGT AGATGATTTCGTGGATTTTGCGGAGATCTGCTTCAAGGAATTCGGAGATAGAGTGAAGCATTGGATCACCATGAATGAGCCCTACGTGTTCACCAGCGCCGGCTATGACGCCGGCGTCTTCGCCCCGGGGCGGTGTTCTCCCTGGGTTTCCGGCGCCGGCTGCCCCAGTGGGAACTCCGCCACAGAGCCTTACATTGTTGCGCACCATCTGCTCCTTTGCCACGCTGCAACAGTGAAATTGTACAAGCAAAAGTACCAGGAATCTCAGAAGGGAGAGATTGGTATAACCATAGTGTCTCAATGGATGGTACCATATTCGAGTAGCGAACTTGATATTAAAGCAGCCAAACGCGCCCTTGATTTTGTGTATGGCTGGTTCCTTAACCCGTTGGTGTATGGGGAATATCCTTCCACCATGCGTAGTCTCGTCGGAAAACGCCTGCCGGAGTTCACCGCCGATCAAGCGGCGATGTTGAAAGGCTCTTTTGATTTTCTTGGCGTAAATTACTACACGGCCAAGTACGTGGCTCATGCCACCTCCGTTAATAACGTCAACGTCAGTAGCTCAACCGATGCTCAAGTCATCTTCTCAA CTGAGAAAGATGGAAAACCTATAGGTGAACCG ACTGCATCAAGTGATATGTTCGTCTATCCCGAAGGGCTTCGAAATCTTTTGGTCTATACCATGCAAAACTACAACAATCCCACAATTTATGTTACAGAAAACG GGATGTCTGATTCCAGTAGTCTCTCAAAGCTGGAAGGGATTGCAGATTACAAAAGAGTAAAGTTCTATCGCAATCATCTCTTATACCTCAAAGAAGCTATTCA GGTTGGTGTGAACGTCAAAGGTTTCTTTGCATGGTCATTTCTCGACAACTTTGAATGGACAGATGGATACAACGTTAGGTTTGGAATGTGCTATGTGGACTACGAGGATGGGCTCAAAAGATATCCAAAATATTCAGCGCTTTGGTTCAGAAAACACTTTAACAAGGACTCCACTGCCTCAATGGCAGCCAGCCTTtga
- the LOC116030333 gene encoding sister chromatid cohesion protein SCC2-like, translating into MSLDLVCKTFYDFWFYESSGSHSQFYGDGSSVSIEVSKKTEQIVDMMRRMPTHQPLVTVIKCNLALDFFFHSPLKLLVSTLYHLLQFVSVVSLCAIACWRKYYR; encoded by the exons ATGTCTTTG GATCTCGTGTGCAAGACATTTTATGACTTCTGGTTCTATGAATCTTCTGGTTCACATAGTCAGTTTTATGGAGATGGCAGTTCTGTTTCAATTGAGGTGTCTAAGAAAACTGAGCAAATTGTTGACATGATGAGAAGGATGCCAACCCATCAACCTCTTGTAACTGTGATTAAATGTAACTTAGCCCTTGATTTTTTCTTCCACAGTCCGCTAAAGCTGCTGGTATCAACCCTGTATCACTTGCTTCAGTTCGTAAGCGTTGTAAGCTTATGTGCAATTGCTTGTTGGAGAAAATACTACAG GTGA